A portion of the Rhodopseudomonas sp. BAL398 genome contains these proteins:
- the rpsG gene encoding 30S ribosomal protein S7 → MSRRHSAEKREVNPDPKFGNIIITKFMNSVMYDGKKSAAESIVYGALEIIEAKTKQGPLPVFEQALENVMPTIEVRSRRVGGATYQVPVEVRSVRRQALGIRWLITAARGRNEKTMTERLSAELLDASNGRGNAVKKREDVHRMAEANRAFSHYRW, encoded by the coding sequence ATGTCTCGTCGCCATTCTGCTGAAAAGCGTGAAGTTAACCCGGATCCGAAGTTCGGGAACATCATCATCACCAAGTTCATGAACTCGGTGATGTACGACGGCAAAAAGTCCGCCGCCGAAAGCATCGTCTATGGCGCACTCGAAATCATCGAGGCCAAGACCAAGCAGGGACCGTTGCCGGTGTTCGAGCAGGCTCTGGAAAACGTGATGCCGACCATCGAGGTGCGTTCGCGCCGCGTTGGTGGTGCCACCTACCAGGTGCCGGTCGAAGTCCGCAGCGTTCGGCGCCAGGCGCTGGGCATTCGCTGGCTGATCACGGCGGCGCGTGGCCGCAACGAGAAGACCATGACGGAGCGGCTCTCAGCCGAGTTGCTCGATGCGTCGAATGGCCGTGGCAATGCCGTGAAGAAGCGCGAAGACGTGCATCGGATGGCGGAAGCCAACCGCGCCTTCTCGCACTATCGCTGGTAA
- the rpsL gene encoding 30S ribosomal protein S12, producing MPTINQLIARPRVVQKSRKKVPALQQSPQKRGVCTRVYTTTPKKPNSALRKVAKVRLTNGFEVIGYIPGEGHNLQEHSVVMIRGGRVKDLPGVRYHILRGVLDTQGVKNRKQRRSKYGAKRPK from the coding sequence ATGCCGACGATCAACCAGCTGATCGCACGTCCGCGCGTCGTACAGAAGTCGCGCAAGAAGGTTCCGGCGCTGCAGCAGTCGCCGCAGAAGCGCGGTGTCTGTACGCGCGTCTACACCACGACCCCGAAGAAGCCGAACTCGGCGCTTCGTAAGGTCGCAAAGGTTCGTCTGACCAATGGCTTCGAGGTCATTGGCTACATTCCGGGTGAAGGCCATAACTTGCAAGAGCACTCCGTGGTCATGATCCGCGGCGGCCGCGTCAAGGATTTGCCGGGCGTGCGTTACCATATTCTCCGCGGCGTACTGGATACCCAGGGCGTCAAGAACCGTAAGCAGCGTCGTTCCAAGTACGGCGCGAAGCGTCCGAAGTAA